In the genome of Planococcus donghaensis, the window TTCCCGCTTTGATGCTTGGTGCAAATTTCGTCAATTCATTTAGCCAATTGTAAACAAGCGATGACGGCGCAACGACGAGTACCGGTTGCTGTTGTTTACGAACATCTGGCAACACCGAAACGATAAAAGCAATGCTTTGCAAGGTTTTGCCAAGTCCCATATCATCAGCTAAAATGCCACCGAATTTATAGCTTGCCAATAGTTTGAACCAGCGGAATCCAGCTTCTTGGTAATCACGAAGCACCCCGTTTAAGCTTGTTGGGACATCTGTTCCTAACGCTTCGGGGCAATTTAAATTTTGGAGTAAATTTGCAAAGTTCGTCCCTGGGTCTAACAACTGTCCTTCCTCTAAAGAAGAAACTAAATGCAAGCCATGGATGAGTGGAATGCGAATTTCTTCTCTTCCAAAATTAGCTGCATCGACATTTAATTCACGTAAAAAGTCACTCATATCAAGGAATTCTTGCGTTTCCAACGACATTAACGTACCGTTAGGGATTCGGTAATAAGGTCGTTTTTCTTCTAAAGCTGTTAAAATCTTTTTAATCTCCGTTTCAGGAATATCTTGCATGTCAAAACGAAATTCCAGCCAATCTGTTCGCTCACTAATCTCAACTTTCACTTTCGGACCACTGTAGTTTTTTGAGACGCGCATTTTAACAGCAGTCGTCGCAAAGATTTGCATCTTTTCTTCTAATTGCGGAATGACGTGGTACAAAAAGTGATATTCTGAATCTTCGTCTTGCATGTAAAAGCCACCATCGGTTTGCGTAAATGCACTGTCTTTCATCATGCGCATAATGCTTTGCTCTTCTTCACGCTGTCTCCGAATTCCTGGATAATGTCGGAATTCATCTGACTCTTCGCATGGATTGATCACTAAATGACCATAATGAAATTCTACGCCCGCTAGTAAGCGATGACGTATTCGGTCGAGAAACAATTTGGCGCGAAGTGGCGTTTGCTCAAGCCGATCGGCTACTGCATCCGCGATATAGACACTTCCTAAACGCTCTAATCCTGGTACCACTGTTGCCATAAAATAATCTATTTCTTCTGCTGAAAGGAGTAATTGATCTAGTCCATTCGGCAGTAATGCTTTTAGTTCTGAAAGGCGTTTTGCATCTTCATTGGCCAAATAAACGAGTGCACCATCTGCGAATGCCAATTCATAAGCTTGTAGAACGAGTATTTCTTCAAGACCTTCCACATCCAACCGAAATCCGCCCGGTCGGTGCTCACTAAAATGAAAGGACAGCGGCAGTTGCTTTTCAATCGACAGACCATTTGTTACTCTCCCCCCTCCTACAAGTTTGACGTTAGAAGTGGATTGCAGCAAAGGCAAGAGCCGCTCCCAATCTGAAGCAGTAATGACAAGCATATCGCTATTTTCTGCTCTACTGTTCTCGTTAATTCGAGTTTTCGCTAAGTAATTGAGAACGGCTTCCGTACTATTTTCTAGCCGATGTTTTTTGGGCGAATAATCAACACCAGATGGTTCACTGTATGTTTTTTCAGATCTCACTGCATTTAGAAATTCTCCGATATTTTGAATGGGCTCATTAGCCGCAGCTATACGTAAACCGAGATACGCGATGTCTCTCAACAAAACCGGCAGCACACTAAATTCAATTTGGTATGTTTGACGTTGATCAAAATACTGGCGCCTTCCTTTCGTGCCCTCAGCCTGCCGCGAGAATAACTCCATCATTTTCCTTGTAGGGTTTTCACGTTGCTGCATGCTATCAATCGCCAGTAAAACCCCTGCAATATGATGACAGTAAGTTGTGACAAATCCAACCGGTGGGCAGCTACAAGACGCTAATACCTCTCCACCTGTTTCTTGTTTTACGCTGACGTGAAATTCGTCGCGCCCAATAACAACGCCTTTTATAAGTCGGTCATCACTAGAGTCCGGCGTTAGCCGGATTTTTCCTGCCTGAAAAAAGGATTTTCCTTTTTTGAAAGCCACTTGGCCGCATAATTTTTTTATTTGTGATTCATTTAGTGAAAAGTTCATATGAAAAATTCCTTCCTGAGATAACCTTCTCGGGACCATTTTGATGTTTTTTCTATTATCTCTAACTGCATAACGTGAATCAACGACAGCTCTTCATTTTAGCGTCTCTGATTCATTCTTTTACTAAAGGTTCTTTAAGTATACACTCACTAAAAAAGATACTTGTTCTTGAGTGCACCGGGAGCTGTATTAATTGTTGGGGTTTGGGCCTGTGAAACCCTTGTTGAAGGGATTCACCACATTTCAACTGAGGATCCAAAATAGCTTTAGATATTGAAACACTAGAAAAAAGCAATCAAATCCGTGAAAGAGATCTCCGGTTTCGATTGCTTTTTCTTACGCTTATGCTTTTGGTGCTTTCATCACAATATTGTCCAATATTGCCGTTTTTAAGTAATGGGAAACGCCATTTTCATCGCAAGTAAATTCAGTAACTTCATCTACTTTTTCTTTAATGTGATCTGGGGCATTTTTCATTGCTACAGCATGGTTAACGTATTCAAACATTTTCAAATCATTATCGCTATCTCCGATAGCCAATGTCTCACAACCTGTTAAGCCAAATCGCTCTAACATTTCTTGGATGCCTGATGCTTTATTGATCTCGGCTACCATGACTTCTGCATTATGCGGAGACGAAGGTGTCATCGAAAAGTTCATCTCTTTTTGTAAGTCTTTTAGTTCAGCTTTCCACGCCTCGATTTCATCGCGTGTTCTTGCGAAAAAATAAAATTTCGAAAAATGATTACCTGTTATTTCTGATGTCCACTCAATATCTTCTTCTATGGCTTTCTGACGCGAAATCCATTCGTTAATCTGGACGGAATTAGGCTTTGGATCGCGAATTGCCGCTTCGACAAATGCTTTATCTTGTTCTAATACTAATCGCTGGCTGCCATGTGGGAAGAGCTCGTAATAGATTTTTCGTTCGCGTGCTTTTTCAATAATTGTTTTCACTAGCTCTAGCGATAACGCATGCTCAAACACGATTTCATCGCCAATGTAGCCTGCCATGCCGTTTGCGGTAATAACGCCATCTACTGCAAAGCCTTCCGGTAACATTTCTGCTAGTTCATCTGCCGATCTGCCTGTCGCAATGAAAACAAAAATTCCTTGGTCACGCAGTTGATCTATCACTTGCTTTGTTTCAGAACTCACTTCGTTATAATGATTTAATATTGTTCCATCCATATCTAAAAAGATGGCTTTTGGATTACTAGTCACTCAATTACCTCCTGTTGTTCAATGCACATGATACCTCTCAGTATACGCCGTGCTATTTCTAAACTCAATGAAAGCACAACTCTCCTGGATAAGAACTATTGCGTAAAGGTAGAAAATGTTAGAATAATAGAAAGTGAAGTTTAAAGAGTTTATTTGATGTGATAAGAAGTTTGTTTATCTAAGCTAGCAATGGCAGATGGAGGTTAAAATGAAACAGGTCTTGACCATTCAAAAAGTATTAAATAATAATGTCGTGATTGCTCATAACGACGTTTATAAAGAAGTTGTATTAATCGGCAATGGTCTTGGTTTTAACCGAAAAAAAGGAGATACTGTTCCTTTTGACCAAGCCGATAAAACATTTTTGCTTAAAGATGAAAAAGAAATGGAACAGTATGTAAATCTACTTCCATATATTGAAGAGAAACTCATCGCGTTTATCCAAGAATTGCTTCTTTTTATCGAAGAAAAAATGGGTAAAGAACTCAATGAACATATCCACGTTGCATTAACCGATCATATTGCCTTTGCTATTAACCGTGCAAAAAAGGATATCCAATTCTCCAACCCTTTTTTATTTGAAATAGAATCCCTGTATCCAAAAGAATATCTTGTTGCTAAAGATGTTGTTCAAAAAATAGAAGAGCGGACAGGCGTCTTTTTCCCAGAAGGTGAGGTTGGCTTTATCGCTCTTCATATTCATAGTGCGGTAACAGATAAGTCGTTACGTGATATTAAGCGCTATCATTCTTTACTGGCCCAACTGGTAGAGATTATCGAAAACAATTTGGATATTCAACTGGATAAAAACAACATCGATTATCACCGCTTAATCCAACATCTTCACCGGGCAATTGATCGCGCCGATAAAGGCACGATTATTAGCGAAGAAAATAAATTGGCGGCTATGTTGAAAAGTGAATATCCTGTGTGCTATAATCTTGCTTGGAAGCTCATAAAAGTAATGCAAAACCAATTGAATAAGCCCGTAGATGAATCAGAAGTCATGTATTTGACGATTCACTTGCAGCGCTTGACACATAAATTCTGACCATACGTGTTACTGATTCGATCAGGCATGAGTATGAAAAGACGAAAGTTAACTAACAGGACAATACTGTCCTTTTATTGACTTTTCCCTTTTCTGCTCATGCCTTTTATAATGGATTCAATTGTTTTTTCATATACAACCCATAGAGGAGGAAATTACATGTCATTTAACTTATTTGGTACATTGCAAAAAGTTGGTAAAGCTTTAATGTTACCGGTTGCACTCTTACCAGCTGCTGGTATCTTACTGGCTTTCGGTACAAGTTTTGCACAAGAATCATTTTTGGAAGCGGTTCCTTTTATGGGAGCTAACTGGATTCAGCAATTATTATACGTAATGGCAGAAGCGGGCGGAATCGTTTTCGCTAACCTTCCCTTACTATTTGCTGTTGGTGTCGCAATCGGTCTTGCCGGTGGTGATGGTGTAGCAGGACTTGCAGCCATTATCGGGTACTTGATCATGAACGTCACCATGAAAGCGTTTGGCGGAATTACGCTAGAAATGGCCACTTCAGACCCAGCTTATGCTAATGTACTCGGAGTTCCTACATTACAAACAGGTGTATTTGGCGGGATTATTGTTGGTATTTTAGCTGCTTTCCTGTACAACAAATTCTTTAACATTCAGTTGCCTCAGTTTTTAGGATTTTTTGCAGGAAAACGTTTTGTCCCAATTATTACTGCGTTTTCAGCTGTTTTTCTTGGTATCGTAATGTTCATGGTTTGGCCTTTTGCTCAAGGCGGATTGAACGCACTTTCTCACTTTATGCTAGAAACAAACCGTACGCTAGCGGCTTTTGTTTTTGGTACGGTTGAACGTTCATTGATTCCATTTGGTTTGCATCACATTTTCTACTCTCCATTTTGGTTTGAGTTTGGTCAATATACAACAGTTGCAGGCGACATCGTTCGCGGCGACCAACGTATTTTCTTTGCTCAACTACAAGATGGTGTAGATTTTACGGCTGGTACATTTATGACGGGTAAATTCCCATTCATGATGTTTGGTCTTCCAGCTGCGGCACTTGCGATTTACCACACAGCACGTCCTGAGAAAAAGAAAGTTGTCGGCGGCATCATGGCTTCTGGTGCTTTGACTTCATTCCTAACAGGGATTACAGAACCACTTGAGTTTACTTTCTTATTTGTTGCACCTGTCTTATTCGGTGTTCACGCGATTTTTGCAGGACTCTCATTTATGACGATGCATTTACTTAACGTTAAAATTGGTATGACATTCTCTGGTGGACTGATTGACTTCTTACTGTTCGGGGTTATGCCTGGTAGAACAGAATGGTTCTGGGTCATTGTAGTTGGACTCGTGTTCTCGGTTATTTACTACTTCGGTTTCCGTTTCGCTATCCAAAAGTTCAACTTGATGACACCTGGACGCGAACTCGATGATGAAGACGATGAAGAAACGGAAGAAATTGGCGATTTGCCATATGAAATACTTGCCGCTATGGGCGGAAAAGAAAACATCCAAAATCTTGACGCGTGTATCACACGTTTACGTGTTAGTGTTGCAGACAAAGGCAATGTTGATAAAAAGCGCTTGAAAAAACTAGGTGCTTCAGGCGTTATGGAAGTTGGCAACAACATTCAAGCTATTTTCGGACCTGTATCAGATAGCTTACGCGGTCAAATGCAGGACATTATCAATGGGAAAGCACCTCGTCCAGCTGCTAAAACAGCCGTTCCGACTGAAAACTCTGTGGTTTCAGCAACGCCATTAGAATTCAACAGCCCGATGACAGGTGATATCTTACCGATTTCAGAAGTCCCAGACCAAGTATTTTCTGGTAAAATGGTGGGCGATGGTTTTGCGATCAAACCGACTGAAGGAAAAGTTTTCTCTCCAGTAAACGGGAAAGTCGTTACCGTATTCCCAACAAAGCATGCAATCGGTATTGCAGCTGATAATGGTACGGAAATTCTGATTCATATCGGAATTGATACTGTACACTTGAAAGGCGAAGGCTTTACTTCACATATTGAACAAGGCGATTTAGTGGAACAAGGACAACTCTTAATGGAAATGGACTTGGACTATATCGCTGAACACGCAGCATCAATTATTACGCCGGTTGTCTTTACTAATCTTGAAGAAGGACAATCGATTAAACTTAAAAAATCCGGTGCAGTAACTGCTAAGGATTCAAATGTTATGGAAATTATAAACGGAGAATCTGTCGTTTAATCCAGAAACATCTACTTAAAGCCCGGTCACATGTGGATCCTCCACATGCGACCGGGCTTTTCTTAATACATCTGACCCCTAAGTTTTATTGGAAATTGACGCTTTTAACTAGTCCACTCCTCTGCTAATCTTATCTGAAAAAGAAAAGATAGGATGATTACTAACTATGCAAAAAACATCTAGCTATTCACCAACAGCTAATTCTCGTACTTTTGATTTGATTTTAAGTTCGATGGCCATTGCACTTGTCTTTGTTGCCACATTACTATTGAATATTCGTTTACCGATTGCTGCCAATGGTGGTCTTGTTCACCTCGGTACAGCTATGCTTTTCATCATCGCAATTTTGTTTGGTCCTAAAAAAGGATTGATCGCAGGTGCTATCGGCATGGGCTTGTTCGATTTAGTTTCTGGTTGGACTTTATGGGCACCTATCACCATCATCGCGCGCGGTCTTCAAGGATACTTAGTCGGGAAAATCGCTTGGTCAGGCAATCGAACTGGT includes:
- a CDS encoding DEAD/DEAH box helicase, with translation MNFSLNESQIKKLCGQVAFKKGKSFFQAGKIRLTPDSSDDRLIKGVVIGRDEFHVSVKQETGGEVLASCSCPPVGFVTTYCHHIAGVLLAIDSMQQRENPTRKMMELFSRQAEGTKGRRQYFDQRQTYQIEFSVLPVLLRDIAYLGLRIAAANEPIQNIGEFLNAVRSEKTYSEPSGVDYSPKKHRLENSTEAVLNYLAKTRINENSRAENSDMLVITASDWERLLPLLQSTSNVKLVGGGRVTNGLSIEKQLPLSFHFSEHRPGGFRLDVEGLEEILVLQAYELAFADGALVYLANEDAKRLSELKALLPNGLDQLLLSAEEIDYFMATVVPGLERLGSVYIADAVADRLEQTPLRAKLFLDRIRHRLLAGVEFHYGHLVINPCEESDEFRHYPGIRRQREEEQSIMRMMKDSAFTQTDGGFYMQDEDSEYHFLYHVIPQLEEKMQIFATTAVKMRVSKNYSGPKVKVEISERTDWLEFRFDMQDIPETEIKKILTALEEKRPYYRIPNGTLMSLETQEFLDMSDFLRELNVDAANFGREEIRIPLIHGLHLVSSLEEGQLLDPGTNFANLLQNLNCPEALGTDVPTSLNGVLRDYQEAGFRWFKLLASYKFGGILADDMGLGKTLQSIAFIVSVLPDVRKQQQPVLVVAPSSLVYNWLNELTKFAPSIKAGIIDGDKTTRASLIKKISTLDVVITSYPSLRMDQMLYRDQHFHTLFLDEAQAFKNPVTQTAKAVKSIKADYRFALTGTPIENSLDELWSIFNVVFPELLPNRRLFSEMRRDHIKKRVRPFILRRIKTDVLTELPNKVESIHFSELQTEQKKLYAAYLAELKQDAFKHLNKNSFQKNRIRILAGLTRLRQLCCHPALFVEGYDGGSAKFDLLMELLAECRATGRRVLVFSQFTQMLGIIGNQLAREGVPYFYLDGQTPPVERVDLCRRFNEGQGDLFLISLKAGGTGLNLTGADTVVLYDLWWNPAAEQQAADRAHRMGQEKEVQVVRLIAKGTIEEKINELQLKKKNLIDDVILSGEEPLKAMSADDIRQILTT
- a CDS encoding HAD family hydrolase; this translates as MTSNPKAIFLDMDGTILNHYNEVSSETKQVIDQLRDQGIFVFIATGRSADELAEMLPEGFAVDGVITANGMAGYIGDEIVFEHALSLELVKTIIEKARERKIYYELFPHGSQRLVLEQDKAFVEAAIRDPKPNSVQINEWISRQKAIEEDIEWTSEITGNHFSKFYFFARTRDEIEAWKAELKDLQKEMNFSMTPSSPHNAEVMVAEINKASGIQEMLERFGLTGCETLAIGDSDNDLKMFEYVNHAVAMKNAPDHIKEKVDEVTEFTCDENGVSHYLKTAILDNIVMKAPKA
- the glcT gene encoding glucose PTS transporter transcription antiterminator GlcT, translated to MKQVLTIQKVLNNNVVIAHNDVYKEVVLIGNGLGFNRKKGDTVPFDQADKTFLLKDEKEMEQYVNLLPYIEEKLIAFIQELLLFIEEKMGKELNEHIHVALTDHIAFAINRAKKDIQFSNPFLFEIESLYPKEYLVAKDVVQKIEERTGVFFPEGEVGFIALHIHSAVTDKSLRDIKRYHSLLAQLVEIIENNLDIQLDKNNIDYHRLIQHLHRAIDRADKGTIISEENKLAAMLKSEYPVCYNLAWKLIKVMQNQLNKPVDESEVMYLTIHLQRLTHKF
- the ptsG gene encoding glucose-specific PTS transporter subunit IIBC; translated protein: MSFNLFGTLQKVGKALMLPVALLPAAGILLAFGTSFAQESFLEAVPFMGANWIQQLLYVMAEAGGIVFANLPLLFAVGVAIGLAGGDGVAGLAAIIGYLIMNVTMKAFGGITLEMATSDPAYANVLGVPTLQTGVFGGIIVGILAAFLYNKFFNIQLPQFLGFFAGKRFVPIITAFSAVFLGIVMFMVWPFAQGGLNALSHFMLETNRTLAAFVFGTVERSLIPFGLHHIFYSPFWFEFGQYTTVAGDIVRGDQRIFFAQLQDGVDFTAGTFMTGKFPFMMFGLPAAALAIYHTARPEKKKVVGGIMASGALTSFLTGITEPLEFTFLFVAPVLFGVHAIFAGLSFMTMHLLNVKIGMTFSGGLIDFLLFGVMPGRTEWFWVIVVGLVFSVIYYFGFRFAIQKFNLMTPGRELDDEDDEETEEIGDLPYEILAAMGGKENIQNLDACITRLRVSVADKGNVDKKRLKKLGASGVMEVGNNIQAIFGPVSDSLRGQMQDIINGKAPRPAAKTAVPTENSVVSATPLEFNSPMTGDILPISEVPDQVFSGKMVGDGFAIKPTEGKVFSPVNGKVVTVFPTKHAIGIAADNGTEILIHIGIDTVHLKGEGFTSHIEQGDLVEQGQLLMEMDLDYIAEHAASIITPVVFTNLEEGQSIKLKKSGAVTAKDSNVMEIINGESVV
- a CDS encoding ECF transporter S component, with translation MQKTSSYSPTANSRTFDLILSSMAIALVFVATLLLNIRLPIAANGGLVHLGTAMLFIIAILFGPKKGLIAGAIGMGLFDLVSGWTLWAPITIIARGLQGYLVGKIAWSGNRTGNSTSFNILAAVVSMPLMIAIYYVGEAIIFSSWVIPAASIPGNIVQNVVGLIIAIPVAIALKKTPYFK